One genomic region from Blattabacterium cuenoti encodes:
- the rplS gene encoding 50S ribosomal protein L19, with product MLQNLIRYTEDKFIHRNEFPLFNSGDTITVFFEIKEGEKKRIQSFKGVVIKKQGKGLTKTFTIRKISVGGIGIERIFIFNQPNIQKIEVHKKGKVRRSKIYYFRFLKGKKARVKS from the coding sequence ATGTTACAAAATCTTATTAGATATACAGAAGATAAATTTATTCATAGAAATGAATTTCCGTTATTTAATTCCGGAGATACTATTACTGTTTTTTTTGAAATTAAAGAGGGAGAAAAAAAAAGAATCCAATCTTTTAAAGGAGTAGTTATAAAAAAACAAGGAAAAGGATTAACCAAAACATTCACCATTCGAAAAATAAGTGTTGGTGGTATAGGAATAGAACGCATATTTATTTTCAATCAACCAAACATACAAAAAATAGAAGTTCATAAGAAAGGAAAAGTTCGTAGATCTAAAATTTATTATTTTAGATTTCTTAAGGGAAAGAAAGCAAGAGTTAAAAGCTAA
- the glmM gene encoding phosphoglucosamine mutase: MTLVKSSSGIRGTLGGKVGEGFSPIDIIKFSAGYVYWMKRKYKRKKKYVIILGRDGRVTSALFQQFLIITFRSLGVDVINIGLSTTPTVGIAVMNEKADGGVMLTASHNPKNWNGLKMFNSCGEFLSEEDFQKLFYITEKEDFRFSSYKKLGSLFHRKDYIQKHIEKILSLPIIDRDIIKKARLKIVIDGINSTGGIAVPILLKHLGVHVIEMHCDPHGDFIHNPEPIKKNLKEICNKVPEIKADLGISVDPDVDRVVFICENGDFFGEEYTLISIADYVLKNKLGPVVSTLSSSHALKDLAIKKGVPYHSTSVGEVHVIKKMKEVHAVIGGEGNGGIVYPEFRYGRDALVGIALFLTQIAKLSNISLSKLKKKYSNFFMSKKKIRLSSHERIKILLKRIKEKYKGKKMNLSDGIKIDLLNNEWIHIRKSNTENIIRIHTESFSKKRADLLAKEIVCEVKKL; the protein is encoded by the coding sequence TTGACACTTGTAAAATCTTCATCTGGAATAAGGGGAACATTGGGAGGAAAAGTAGGAGAAGGTTTTTCTCCTATAGATATAATTAAATTTTCTGCTGGATATGTTTACTGGATGAAAAGGAAATATAAAAGAAAAAAGAAGTATGTTATCATCTTAGGTAGAGATGGTCGAGTTACTTCTGCTTTATTTCAACAGTTTTTAATAATCACTTTTAGAAGTCTTGGAGTAGATGTTATAAATATTGGTTTATCTACAACTCCTACTGTTGGAATAGCCGTTATGAATGAAAAAGCTGATGGAGGAGTCATGTTAACGGCTAGCCATAATCCTAAAAATTGGAATGGATTAAAGATGTTTAATTCTTGTGGAGAGTTTCTATCTGAAGAAGATTTTCAAAAATTATTTTATATAACAGAAAAAGAAGATTTTAGATTTTCTTCTTATAAAAAATTAGGGTCTCTTTTTCATAGAAAGGATTATATTCAAAAACATATAGAAAAAATTCTTTCATTACCTATTATAGATAGGGATATCATTAAAAAAGCAAGATTAAAAATTGTGATAGATGGAATCAACTCAACAGGAGGAATAGCTGTTCCTATTCTTTTAAAACATTTGGGTGTTCATGTCATAGAGATGCATTGTGATCCTCACGGTGATTTTATTCACAATCCTGAACCTATCAAAAAAAATTTAAAAGAAATATGTAATAAAGTTCCGGAAATCAAAGCAGATTTAGGGATTTCCGTAGATCCAGATGTTGATCGTGTAGTATTTATTTGTGAAAATGGAGATTTTTTTGGAGAAGAATATACTTTAATATCCATTGCTGATTATGTATTGAAAAATAAATTGGGACCTGTTGTTTCTACATTATCTTCTTCTCATGCATTAAAAGATCTTGCTATCAAAAAAGGTGTTCCTTATCATTCTACTTCTGTAGGAGAAGTTCATGTTATCAAAAAAATGAAAGAAGTTCATGCTGTGATTGGAGGAGAAGGAAATGGAGGAATTGTTTATCCTGAATTCCGTTATGGAAGGGATGCATTAGTAGGAATTGCTTTATTTTTAACTCAAATAGCTAAACTTTCTAATATTTCATTATCCAAATTGAAAAAAAAATATTCTAATTTTTTTATGTCTAAAAAGAAAATCAGACTTTCTTCTCATGAAAGAATTAAAATATTACTAAAAAGAATAAAGGAAAAGTATAAAGGAAAAAAAATGAATTTGAGTGATGGAATTAAAATTGATTTATTAAATAATGAATGGATACATATAAGAAAATCTAATACGGAAAATATTATTAGAATACATACAGAAAGTTTTTCAAAAAAAAGAGCTGATTTATTAGCAAAAGAAATTGTGTGTGAAGTGAAAAAATTATAA
- a CDS encoding ABC transporter permease: MNFEWFFSKKTVWKDCSQNRTLRTIVIITQTTIIFGLIIAILTFSIGFGFKEIIKDKLLNVRGQVFVEKKNSAFSIKNRYFFEKKYLNSNYIKQIYGIVENDIIIGTNNKTGRYIYKGLYEDYNPIFFKYFLVEGNFCYKKKNYDCNKNIILSKKISLSLGLNIGSNVKIDFLFFKGKGEPSIVSKKFIVSGLYETGIPEFDDLYIIGNIKSIQQIYGWKEDLSEKFEIFVSSFLYNKENIKKKIFKKIPHSFLIKTIYDQNSRDLTEWINIFDTNILVISFIVFISLVINMIVFILILLLERIRTIGILKTLGAQNKVIHKIFLFYVLQIFIPSLIIGNTIGITLLILQKKFHLVSLNKIQYFVDFVPICINISHIVIINLAISLICFVTIFFPTLFIINKIPIIKVVEFE; the protein is encoded by the coding sequence TTGAATTTTGAATGGTTTTTTTCTAAAAAAACAGTTTGGAAAGATTGTAGTCAAAATAGAACTCTTCGAACAATAGTTATAATAACACAAACGACAATAATTTTTGGTTTAATTATTGCTATTTTAACTTTTTCTATAGGATTTGGATTTAAAGAAATTATAAAAGATAAATTGTTAAATGTTAGAGGTCAAGTTTTTGTAGAAAAGAAAAATTCAGCTTTTTCTATAAAAAATAGATATTTTTTTGAAAAAAAATATCTTAATTCTAACTACATTAAACAAATTTATGGAATTGTTGAAAATGATATAATTATTGGAACGAATAATAAAACAGGAAGATATATATATAAAGGATTATATGAAGATTATAATCCTATTTTTTTTAAATATTTTTTAGTCGAGGGTAATTTTTGTTACAAAAAAAAAAATTATGATTGCAATAAAAACATTATTTTATCCAAAAAAATCTCCTTATCATTAGGATTAAATATTGGATCAAATGTGAAAATAGATTTCCTTTTTTTTAAAGGAAAAGGGGAACCTTCCATTGTCTCCAAAAAATTTATAGTTTCTGGTTTATACGAAACAGGAATTCCAGAATTTGATGATCTATATATTATTGGAAATATAAAATCGATTCAACAGATTTATGGATGGAAAGAAGATTTATCAGAAAAATTTGAAATTTTTGTATCTTCTTTTCTTTACAACAAAGAAAATATTAAGAAAAAAATTTTTAAAAAAATACCTCATAGTTTTTTAATTAAAACTATTTATGATCAAAACAGTCGTGATCTTACAGAATGGATAAATATATTTGATACAAATATACTTGTTATTAGTTTTATTGTTTTTATATCACTAGTCATAAATATGATTGTATTTATTCTGATACTTCTTTTGGAAAGAATTAGAACTATAGGGATTTTAAAAACTTTAGGAGCTCAAAATAAAGTTATACACAAAATATTTCTGTTTTATGTTCTGCAAATATTTATTCCATCATTAATCATAGGGAATACTATAGGAATTACCTTATTGATACTGCAAAAAAAATTTCATTTAGTATCACTAAACAAAATACAATATTTTGTAGATTTTGTTCCAATTTGTATTAATATAAGCCATATTGTCATTATCAATTTAGCTATTTCTTTGATTTGTTTTGTGACAATATTTTTTCCTACTTTATTTATTATTAATAAAATTCCTATCATAAAAGTAGTAGAATTTGAATAA
- the dnaB gene encoding replicative DNA helicase translates to MNQMNWVRQEEEKNFHSRKGKIPPQALDLEEAVIGAIMIDKKGLDEIIDILFPEVFYKKAHQEIFSAVQRLYHNSKPVDLYTVSNELRKIGKLELVGGEFYLIELTQKVISSAHIEYHSRIVLQKFLLRKLISISSDIIQKCYEESTDVFDLLDHAESKLFEINQKYLITKKYETTQSLIKKAIDKIKKAEKEGLSGISSGFHKMDKITSGWQNSDLIILASRPGMGKTTFMLSIVRNIVVEQKIPVLIFSLEMSSIQLITRLISSETGISSEKIKRASLSSSDWECLINKTKNLKDAPLFIDDTPSLSIFSFRAKCRRLISQHRIKLILIDYMQLMVINDHGSKLPNREQEISVISRNLKSIAKELDIPIIALSQLSRAVETRGGSKRPLLSDLRESGAIEQDADIVLFIYRPEYYGFKNWDSDEDNDSCIGEAEIIIAKHRNGGLDKFRLKFISDQAKFINFEEKKRPSLIWEEDYKKNILDQKILSPYGDFDNIHSESQYNSEIDFNNEDEDIK, encoded by the coding sequence ATGAATCAAATGAATTGGGTCAGACAAGAAGAAGAAAAAAATTTTCATTCTAGAAAAGGGAAAATACCTCCTCAGGCATTAGATTTGGAAGAAGCCGTGATAGGAGCTATCATGATAGATAAAAAGGGGTTAGATGAAATTATTGATATACTTTTTCCTGAAGTTTTTTACAAAAAAGCACATCAAGAAATCTTTAGTGCAGTACAAAGATTATATCATAATTCTAAACCGGTTGATTTATATACTGTTTCTAACGAACTTCGTAAGATTGGAAAATTGGAATTAGTAGGAGGAGAATTTTATTTGATAGAATTAACACAAAAAGTTATTTCTTCAGCACATATAGAGTATCATAGTCGGATCGTGTTGCAAAAGTTTCTTTTAAGAAAATTAATCAGTATATCTTCTGATATTATTCAAAAATGTTATGAGGAGAGTACAGACGTATTTGATCTTTTAGATCATGCAGAATCAAAACTTTTTGAGATTAACCAGAAATATTTGATCACAAAAAAATATGAAACAACTCAATCTCTCATAAAAAAAGCTATTGATAAAATAAAAAAAGCGGAAAAAGAAGGATTAAGTGGAATTTCTTCTGGATTCCACAAAATGGATAAGATTACTTCCGGATGGCAAAATTCTGATTTAATTATACTAGCTTCTAGACCTGGTATGGGAAAAACAACTTTTATGTTGTCCATCGTTAGAAATATTGTTGTGGAACAAAAAATTCCGGTTCTAATTTTTTCATTAGAAATGTCTTCTATTCAATTAATCACAAGACTGATTTCATCAGAAACCGGTATTTCTTCAGAAAAAATAAAAAGAGCTAGTTTATCTAGTTCAGATTGGGAATGCTTGATTAATAAAACAAAAAATTTGAAGGATGCACCTCTATTTATAGATGATACTCCTTCTTTATCTATATTTAGTTTTCGTGCTAAATGTCGTCGTTTGATATCTCAGCATAGAATAAAATTAATATTGATAGATTATATGCAATTAATGGTAATCAATGATCATGGTTCTAAATTGCCAAATAGAGAGCAAGAGATATCAGTTATTTCTAGGAATTTGAAATCTATAGCTAAGGAACTTGATATTCCTATTATAGCTTTATCACAGCTTTCTAGAGCTGTTGAAACAAGAGGAGGAAGTAAACGTCCTTTGTTATCTGATTTACGTGAATCCGGTGCGATTGAGCAAGATGCAGACATTGTTTTATTTATTTATAGACCTGAATATTATGGATTTAAAAATTGGGATTCTGATGAAGATAATGATTCTTGTATTGGTGAAGCAGAAATTATAATAGCTAAACATAGAAATGGAGGATTAGATAAATTTCGTTTAAAATTTATAAGTGATCAAGCCAAATTTATAAACTTTGAAGAAAAAAAACGGCCCTCATTAATTTGGGAAGAGGATTACAAAAAAAATATTCTTGATCAAAAGATTTTATCTCCTTATGGTGATTTTGATAATATTCATTCAGAATCTCAATATAATAGTGAAATCGATTTTAATAATGAAGATGAGGATATAAAATAA
- a CDS encoding acetyl-CoA carboxylase carboxyltransferase subunit alpha, protein MEYLDFEKPIQEIKDQYLKCVLIEKKSGVDMKEVCNQLQSKLEKTIKKLHSNLTPWQRVQLSRHPNRPYTLDYIQSITKKDSFVELHGDRHFGDDKAMVGGFGKIEDKTFMLIGTQKGKNTKDRQYRRFGMPNPEGYRKALRLMKLAEKFRKPVVTFIDTPGAFPGIEAEKRGQGEAIGKNIYEMMCLKVPIIVLIIGEGASGGALGIGIGDKVSMMENSWFSVISPESCSTILWGKWDKKEKSAEALKLTAEEMYKLNLIDDIIKEPLGGAHFCPKKAYKLVKKQIIKYYKQLSILDIESLIRKRKKKYISIGYFDE, encoded by the coding sequence ATGGAATACCTAGATTTTGAAAAACCTATACAAGAAATTAAGGATCAATATCTTAAATGTGTTCTTATAGAAAAAAAAAGTGGAGTAGACATGAAGGAGGTTTGTAACCAATTACAATCCAAATTAGAAAAAACTATTAAAAAATTGCACAGCAATTTAACTCCTTGGCAAAGAGTTCAATTATCTAGACATCCAAATAGACCTTATACTTTAGATTATATACAGTCTATAACAAAAAAAGATTCTTTTGTAGAGTTGCATGGAGATCGTCATTTTGGAGATGACAAAGCTATGGTGGGAGGTTTTGGTAAGATAGAAGATAAGACTTTTATGTTGATAGGTACACAGAAAGGAAAAAATACTAAGGATAGGCAATACAGAAGATTTGGAATGCCTAATCCTGAAGGATATCGAAAAGCTTTGCGTCTGATGAAACTAGCGGAAAAATTTCGTAAACCTGTTGTTACTTTTATTGATACACCAGGAGCTTTTCCTGGAATTGAAGCGGAAAAAAGAGGTCAAGGGGAGGCGATTGGAAAAAATATTTATGAAATGATGTGTTTAAAAGTTCCGATTATTGTTTTAATTATAGGTGAAGGTGCTAGTGGAGGAGCTTTAGGAATTGGGATAGGAGATAAAGTTTCTATGATGGAAAATTCTTGGTTTTCTGTTATTTCTCCTGAAAGTTGTTCTACAATTCTTTGGGGAAAATGGGATAAAAAAGAGAAATCAGCAGAAGCATTAAAATTAACGGCAGAAGAGATGTATAAGTTAAATCTTATAGATGATATAATCAAAGAACCTTTGGGCGGAGCACATTTTTGTCCAAAAAAAGCGTATAAGCTAGTTAAAAAACAGATCATAAAATATTATAAACAATTATCTATTCTTGACATAGAATCTCTTATTAGAAAAAGAAAAAAGAAGTATATTTCCATAGGTTATTTTGATGAATAG
- a CDS encoding succinate dehydrogenase/fumarate reductase iron-sulfur subunit has product MKKLLNFKLKIWRQENKKEKGYFKTYQVHDISPNSSFLEMLDLLNNQIICDKKESSTIAFDHDCREGICGMCSLYINGRAHGPDNLITTCQLHMRHFRDGETIYVEPWRANPFPIIKDLVVDRSSFDRIIISGGFISVNTLGKTIDGNMIPIPKDKADKAFDAATCIGCGACVAACKNRSAMLFVSAKVSQFSLLPQGKIERKKRVINMVNKMDEEGFGSCTNTKACEAECPKGISTEYIAFMNNEYIRSFTI; this is encoded by the coding sequence ATGAAAAAACTTCTGAATTTCAAATTAAAAATATGGAGACAAGAAAATAAGAAAGAAAAAGGTTATTTTAAAACTTATCAAGTTCATGATATATCTCCTAATAGTTCTTTTTTAGAAATGCTAGATCTTTTGAACAATCAAATCATATGTGATAAGAAGGAATCTTCAACTATAGCATTTGATCATGATTGTCGTGAAGGAATTTGTGGAATGTGTTCTTTATATATCAATGGAAGAGCTCATGGACCAGATAATTTAATCACTACTTGTCAATTACACATGCGTCATTTCCGTGATGGGGAAACTATATATGTAGAGCCTTGGAGAGCCAACCCTTTTCCTATAATTAAAGATCTTGTTGTCGATAGATCATCTTTTGATAGGATTATTATATCAGGTGGTTTTATTTCTGTAAACACATTAGGAAAAACAATAGATGGAAATATGATTCCTATTCCAAAAGATAAAGCAGATAAAGCTTTTGATGCAGCTACATGTATTGGCTGTGGAGCTTGTGTAGCTGCATGTAAAAATAGATCTGCCATGTTATTTGTTTCTGCAAAGGTTTCACAATTTTCCTTACTCCCTCAAGGAAAAATAGAAAGAAAAAAGAGAGTTATAAATATGGTGAATAAAATGGATGAAGAAGGGTTTGGATCTTGTACAAATACTAAAGCATGTGAAGCAGAATGTCCAAAAGGAATATCCACAGAGTATATTGCTTTCATGAATAATGAATATATTCGTTCATTTACTATTTGA
- a CDS encoding fumarate reductase/succinate dehydrogenase flavoprotein subunit — translation MTKNSLKLNSKVPSGTINYKWENHKSTLKLVSPNNRSNIEIIVVGTGLAGGSACASLSELGYQVKAFCYQDSPRRAHSVAAQGGINASKNYKGDNDSIYQLFYDTIKGGDYRSREANVYRLAEISSNIIDQCVAQGVPFARDYAGYLETRSFGGTKVSRTFYAKGQTGQQLLLSCYSAMSRQIGKGRIKMYNRHEMLDLVIIEGVARGIIARNLISGEIERHTANAVIIASGGYGNVFFLSTNAMGSNASAIWKVHKKGGLFANPCYTQIHPTCIPVHGNYQSKLTLMSESLRNDGRIWVPKKLDDAISMRNGTKKPENISEEERDYYLERRYPSYGNLVPRDVASRAAKERCEKGFGIEENETKEGVFLDFHSAINKYGKEKANELGIINPSDLEKMNLGEEVIESKYGNLFHMYEKITNQNPYKTPMKIYPAVHYTMGGLWVDYNLMSSIPGCYVIGEANFSDHGANRLGASALMQGLADGYFILPYTIADYLSRYIRVSKKISTQHEEFDKSEKNVKDRIKKLLQNNGSMSVDYFHKRLGNIMWEHVGMSRNHVGLSEAIKSIQLLRDEFWKNVFVPGKIDNGLNAELEKAGRVADFLELGELMTMDALNRKESCGSHFREEYQTKEGEALRDDIHYKYVSVWEYKENMSISDEIMYKENLNYTFVKVQSRSYK, via the coding sequence ATGACTAAAAATTCTTTGAAGTTAAATTCAAAAGTTCCATCAGGGACTATTAATTATAAATGGGAAAATCACAAGTCTACTTTAAAATTAGTCTCTCCTAATAACAGATCTAATATAGAAATTATTGTTGTGGGGACTGGATTGGCTGGAGGTTCGGCTTGTGCTTCTTTGTCTGAATTGGGATATCAGGTGAAAGCTTTTTGTTACCAAGATTCTCCTAGAAGAGCTCATTCTGTGGCCGCTCAAGGAGGAATCAATGCTTCTAAAAATTATAAAGGAGATAATGATTCTATTTATCAACTTTTTTATGACACAATTAAAGGAGGCGATTACAGATCTAGAGAAGCTAATGTTTATCGTTTAGCGGAAATTTCTTCTAATATTATAGATCAATGTGTAGCTCAAGGTGTTCCATTTGCTCGCGATTATGCTGGATATTTGGAAACTAGATCTTTTGGTGGAACAAAAGTTTCAAGAACTTTTTATGCTAAAGGACAAACAGGTCAACAACTGTTATTATCTTGTTATTCTGCTATGTCTAGACAAATAGGAAAAGGTCGAATCAAGATGTATAATCGTCATGAAATGCTTGATTTAGTAATTATAGAAGGTGTAGCTAGAGGGATTATTGCGCGAAATTTGATTTCGGGAGAAATAGAAAGACATACAGCAAACGCTGTAATAATAGCATCAGGAGGTTATGGAAATGTATTTTTTTTATCCACTAATGCAATGGGATCCAATGCAAGTGCTATATGGAAAGTTCATAAAAAAGGAGGACTCTTTGCTAATCCTTGTTACACACAAATACATCCTACTTGTATTCCAGTACATGGAAACTATCAATCCAAATTAACATTGATGTCTGAATCATTAAGAAATGATGGACGCATATGGGTCCCAAAAAAATTGGACGATGCTATTTCTATGCGAAATGGAACTAAAAAGCCTGAGAATATAAGTGAAGAAGAAAGAGACTATTACCTAGAAAGACGTTATCCTTCATATGGAAATCTTGTTCCAAGAGATGTTGCTTCTAGAGCGGCTAAAGAACGTTGTGAAAAAGGATTTGGAATAGAGGAAAATGAGACCAAAGAAGGTGTATTTTTGGATTTTCATTCTGCCATAAATAAATATGGAAAAGAAAAAGCGAATGAACTTGGAATTATAAATCCTAGTGACTTAGAAAAGATGAATTTAGGAGAAGAAGTCATAGAATCTAAATACGGGAATTTATTTCATATGTATGAAAAAATTACCAATCAAAATCCTTACAAAACTCCTATGAAGATTTATCCTGCAGTTCATTATACAATGGGTGGTTTGTGGGTAGATTATAATTTAATGTCATCCATTCCTGGATGTTATGTAATAGGGGAAGCCAATTTTTCTGATCATGGAGCCAATAGACTTGGAGCATCTGCATTAATGCAAGGATTAGCTGATGGATATTTTATTTTGCCATATACTATAGCAGATTATCTGTCTAGATACATAAGAGTTTCAAAAAAAATATCTACACAACATGAAGAATTTGATAAATCAGAAAAAAATGTAAAAGACAGAATTAAAAAACTTCTTCAAAACAATGGGAGTATGTCTGTTGATTATTTTCATAAAAGACTTGGAAATATTATGTGGGAGCATGTAGGTATGAGCCGAAATCATGTTGGATTATCTGAAGCCATAAAAAGTATACAACTACTTCGTGATGAATTTTGGAAAAATGTTTTTGTTCCTGGAAAAATTGATAATGGATTAAATGCTGAATTAGAAAAAGCTGGACGTGTAGCCGATTTTTTAGAATTGGGTGAATTGATGACAATGGATGCTTTGAATAGAAAAGAGTCTTGTGGAAGTCATTTTAGAGAAGAATATCAAACAAAAGAAGGAGAAGCTCTTCGCGATGACATTCATTATAAATATGTATCTGTATGGGAATATAAAGAAAATATGTCTATTAGTGATGAAATTATGTATAAAGAAAATTTAAATTATACTTTTGTGAAAGTCCAATCACGCTCTTATAAATAG
- a CDS encoding succinate dehydrogenase cytochrome b subunit, whose protein sequence is MATTGIFLMIFLLLHLSVNLFLFSGEQTFNEAVSFMRRNFFIRIMEYVLAIGFLIHILFGMKLHFKNKKIKGEVDYAMNSYLTTSFSSRTMIYTGVLILCFLILHLINFMIPMKYSNHHLTSDYNIVISLFKNPLYTFIYVFSFFVLGIHLNHGFQSSFQSLGLSNKKRLIWIQKFGFFYFWFICSGFSIIAIWFFFN, encoded by the coding sequence ATGGCAACTACAGGTATTTTTCTAATGATTTTCTTGCTATTGCATTTGAGTGTTAATCTTTTTCTTTTTTCAGGAGAACAAACTTTTAATGAAGCTGTTTCTTTTATGAGAAGAAATTTCTTTATTCGAATCATGGAATATGTACTTGCTATAGGTTTTTTGATTCACATTTTATTTGGAATGAAATTGCATTTCAAAAATAAAAAAATAAAAGGAGAAGTAGATTATGCTATGAATTCTTATTTAACTACTTCATTTAGTAGTCGTACAATGATATATACAGGAGTTTTAATTTTATGTTTTTTAATTTTGCATCTCATAAATTTCATGATCCCCATGAAATATTCAAATCATCATTTAACTTCGGATTATAATATAGTTATTTCTTTATTTAAAAATCCTTTGTACACATTCATATATGTATTTTCCTTTTTTGTTTTAGGAATTCATTTGAATCATGGATTTCAGTCTTCTTTCCAATCTTTAGGATTGTCCAATAAAAAGAGGTTGATTTGGATACAAAAATTTGGTTTTTTTTATTTTTGGTTCATTTGTTCTGGATTTTCTATTATCGCTATTTGGTTTTTTTTCAACTAA
- a CDS encoding cysteine desulfurase family protein, whose amino-acid sequence MKRAYLDNAATTPVRNEVIKVMVNTLKYSFGNPSSVQHSYGREARSIIEESRIRIAKNIMASPSEIIFTSGGTEANNLVLRSSILDLGVKHVLTSQLEHLSVLQTVLDFKDKVCVNFIQIQEKGVLNLNHMEDLLKRNSSKKTLVSLMYANNEIGNLLEIDKIIFLCQKYNAYFHSDTIQIIGNFPIDMEKFSFDFATASAHKFYGPKGVGFVFIRNHILKKIKHFITGGSQEYGIRSGTENTHGIAGLSEALQLSCCNFSHHIEKIQDLKFYCISELKKIIPNIIFNGLSSSPDQSLPSILNFLYPTKKKDYLLYFHLDLMGVAVSKGSSCNNNVKKISHVIQSITNENLLNKMMPIRISFGIFNEKKDIDLLIEALQKIRKKKNLS is encoded by the coding sequence ATGAAAAGAGCATATTTAGACAATGCGGCTACAACTCCTGTAAGGAATGAAGTCATTAAAGTCATGGTAAACACATTAAAATATTCATTTGGAAATCCTTCTTCTGTACAACACAGTTATGGAAGAGAAGCTCGTTCTATAATAGAAGAATCTAGAATTCGTATAGCAAAAAACATCATGGCTTCTCCTTCTGAAATTATTTTTACTTCTGGAGGGACTGAAGCGAATAATCTTGTATTAAGATCTTCTATATTAGACTTAGGAGTAAAGCATGTTTTGACTTCTCAATTGGAACATCTTTCTGTTTTACAAACTGTTTTAGATTTCAAAGATAAAGTATGTGTAAATTTCATTCAAATTCAAGAAAAAGGAGTTCTTAATTTAAATCATATGGAAGATCTTTTAAAAAGAAATTCTTCTAAAAAAACACTTGTAAGTCTAATGTATGCAAACAATGAAATTGGAAATCTGTTGGAGATAGATAAAATTATATTTTTATGTCAAAAATACAATGCTTATTTTCACTCAGATACTATTCAGATTATCGGAAATTTTCCTATTGATATGGAAAAATTTTCTTTTGATTTCGCCACTGCAAGTGCCCATAAGTTCTATGGGCCAAAAGGAGTAGGTTTTGTTTTTATTAGAAATCATATTTTAAAAAAAATAAAACATTTCATTACTGGAGGTTCTCAGGAATATGGAATTCGTTCTGGAACAGAAAATACACATGGAATAGCAGGACTTTCGGAAGCTTTACAGTTATCTTGTTGTAATTTTTCACATCACATAGAAAAAATACAAGATTTAAAATTTTATTGCATTTCAGAATTGAAAAAAATTATCCCAAATATTATTTTCAATGGACTATCATCTTCTCCTGATCAAAGTCTTCCCTCCATATTAAATTTTTTGTATCCAACAAAAAAAAAAGATTATTTATTGTATTTTCATTTGGATTTAATGGGTGTAGCCGTTTCTAAAGGAAGTTCTTGCAATAATAACGTGAAAAAAATATCTCATGTTATTCAATCTATCACAAATGAGAATTTACTAAATAAAATGATGCCTATTAGAATTTCTTTTGGAATTTTTAATGAAAAAAAAGACATAGATTTGTTAATAGAAGCTTTACAAAAAATCAGAAAAAAAAAAAATTTATCATAA